The Proteus terrae subsp. cibarius genome contains the following window.
AAAAATGTAAGGTTTTTATATGTTGGAAGGTTAATTTCTGATGAACCCAAAAATATTAATGAACTATTTTATGCACTCTCTAAATTAAAAGGAAATTGGATCCTTGATATTATTGGTGATGGAAAAGATGCTGAATATTTAAGACATTTGGCATTAGAATTAAATATAATATCTAATATAAATTGGCATGGTTGGAAAAAAAATGCATGGAAGTATATTAAAGAAAATATTAAATATACTTCAGCATTAGTTTTAACATCTACAAATGAAGGTTTTCCAATGGTATTGTGTGAAGCATCTTCTCATGGTGTTTTTTGTATTAGCTCTAATTGTTCAACTGGTCCTGAAGATATTATAATACCTGAATCCAATGGGTTACTGTATCCAGTAAGAGATATGACTAGTTTAGCGAATCACTTACAAAGTATTGTTAATGGACGTTTATTGCCTTCACATAATGAAATAAAAAATACTATTACTAAATTTAATGATGCAAACTTTGCAAATCGTTTATTATCTGCATTAAAGTTGAACTGATTGAATAAAGGATAATATTATCCTTTATTCAATAGATTATGTTTTAAGTTATGATTGACTATTTTTTATAGCATGTTCAAACTCTCTAATAAATAGATTATAATCTATGGCTTCTTCTGAGCATTTAATTGCATTTTGACTAAAAGTTACATAATTATTAATTATTTCTACTACAGCCGTAGTACAATTTTGGGGAGATATTAATTTGGGTGAGGTTAATGTATCAGAAGTGGGATCATAAACTGTATAAGGGAAGTTTATATCTAAACCTGTTAAATTATGATATTCATCAATAGATAATGTAGGTGTAATTCCTATACCACAATATTTATCTTTTATCGCTTCAGGTTGGCCGTCAATATTAGGGAAGATAACTGGAATACCTTGAGCTAAAGCTTCAATGCAAGATAAACCAAAAGGTTCTGTTACTGGAGTGCTTAGATAAATGTCGATATCTGAATAAAATGTATCCATGTTTGATTGATATCCAATGAAACTGATATAGTCTTTTACATTATTGCGTATCGCTAATTCCTCTAACTCATTCCTTTGTTCACCATCACCCGCAATAATTAATTTTGCTTTTATATTTAATTTTATTAATTCTGATAGGCAGAGAATACTAATTCCTATTCCTTTTAATCCTACTAAGCGAGAGGCTGTACCCAGAGTAATTTGATTATCATCATGAAGTGTTTTTGCTATTTCAATAGGCTTTAATGGTAAGCGGTTAATAACTTTTTTAGGTTCATATGTTGTATTGAATCTCAACTCCATGACACGTTTGGATGCTGTGGATATAGCTATAGCATCATTGAGCATACCAAAAAAATCTAGTGTTTTTTTGGTAAGAGGATAGCGCCAAGAACAGCCATGATCATAATAGACCAAACTAGTATTATTAGGTTTTCTAGATAATCTTGGGACAAAGTCCCATACTAAAGTGACATCAGCTTTACTTGCTTCAATCTTTTTTGTTAAGACGTATTTTCTTAAAAAAGAAGGATATTTTATTTTAGTAGAAGCAATTTTATTGGCATGTTTTATATTAAAATGCTTAAGCTCTGGGAGTAGGTTTTTATTTAAAGAGTTACTGGTACACAAAATCTCATTCTGAAATGAACTATTTTTTAAATATTCAATAAACAAACGTTCAGCACCACCAAACCCTTGTAAATTAATCAAATGAAGTATTTTCATGATGCTAAATCCGTTCCATTCTTTTATTGAAATCACCTAATAACACGATTAATTAGTTATAATTCAAAAAATTTTATATTAATTATAAGTGAAAAATTAGGGCAGATTATTCTACCCTAAAATATATTACAACAACGCTTCTGGAGATTCAGGTAAAATCTGTCCGCCATCGACGATAATTGTTTGGCCTGTAATATATTTTGCTTCATTCGACGCAAAGAATGCGGCAGCGTAGCCGATATCTTCTGGCTCACCTAATGTGTGAGTTGGGATAGAAGCCTTCATCTGATTTAAATAAGCTTCACCTTGAGCCTGTAAACCCTCAGTAAGGATATTTCCTGGCATCACGGCGTTGATGGTAATGCCATGGCGTGCGTATTCAAGAGCTGCACTGCGCATAAAGCCTAATTGTCCTGCTTTGCTTGCACCATAATGGCTCCAGCCCGGATAGCCAGTAATCGCACCTGTAATGGAAGAGGTAATGATCACTCGACCTTGTTTTTGTTTCTCCATTACACGAAGTGCGGCTTTTACTAAAAAGAACATGCCTTTTAGGTTTACGGTATGCATTTTATCCCAGTCAGCTTCTGTCATCTCTTTAATTGTTGCTTGAGGGAAAATACCAGTATTGGAACACAGAATATCGAGCTTGCCATACTCTTTTACGACATCATCAACGACTTTTTCACAGGCGGATTGCTGAGTGACATCAAGATGCATAAAACCTACATCTAATTCATTTTTTGTTTTATTACCAGCAGCATCATCAATATCCGCAATAATCACTTTCGCACCACTGTTTTTTAGTGCGATAACAATACCTTTGCCAATACCTTTTGCACCACCTGAAACTAAAGCGATTTTACCCGTTAAATCAAACATAAAACCTCCTATTAAGTGAGAGTTCTACTGTATCAGTCTAGGCTAAAAAGAGAAGAATGAGCCAAAGAACTTTGCCATAAGTCACAAATGTACCTTAGGTGATTTTTTTCTTTAAAAGGATGACTCATCAAACTAGGAAGGTAAACGGCAGATAAAACATCGTTTAAGAGAAAAACTGAATATTTATCAAAATATGCCGATGCTATTTTTTAGCATAAATAGCGTTTTTTTGAGATGAATGCAAAAAGGCAGTAAAGTGTCTGTATAAAAAGTGTTAACTTATTAGTGAAACACATTTGAGATAGGCTAGTATAATCTTTATACAGGCTATCTGATTAGTTTAATGCGCATCAAGTTTATGAAAAAAAATGTACGATAATGATGAACTGGTAAAAAATATGCGTACAATGGTATTGTTGAATCAATTCAGCATTTGCAATATCGGCATATAACACCAGACAAGCCGGTATTGAGATAAAAAGTTATTCCAACAATTTTGCAATAATTACATCGAATAAGAATCAGAGGTAATCATGGTCAATGGGATCAAAAGAATTGGGGTTTTAACAAGTGGTGGTGATGCACCAGGTATGAATGCCGCGATCCGTGGTGTTGTTCGTGCCGCACTAAGTGAAGGTTTAGAGGTTTATGGGATTATGGATGGCTATATGGGGCTATACGAAAATCGCATGAAAAAACTCGACCGTTTTAGCGTGTCAGACATGATCAACCGTGGTGGTACATTCCTTGGCTCTGCTCGTTTCCCTGAATTCCGCGAAGACAATGTACGTGCTGTTGCCATCGAAAACATGAAACAAAATGAGCTTGATGCCTTAGTGGTTATTGGTGGTGATGGTTCTTATCTAGGTGCAAAAAAATTAACGGAAGCAGGTTTTCCATGCATCGGCTTACCGGGCACAATTGATAATGACGTTGCTGGTACTGACTACACCATCGGTTATTTCACTGCATTAGAAACTGCCGTTGAAGCCATTGACCGCTTACGTGATACCTCAACGTCTCACAAACGTATCTCTATCGTAGAAGTGATGGGACGCTACTGTGGTGACTTAACACTGTCTGCGGCAATCGCTGGGGGCTGTGAATTTGTTGTTCTGCCTGAATCTGAATTACCATTTAATCGTGATGAATTGCTGGCAGAAATCAAAGCAGGTATCGAACGTGGCAAACGTCATGCTATCGTCGCAATTACCGAACACGTTTGTGATGTGCATGAATTAGCACGTTTTATTGAAGCTGAAACTAAACATGAAACACGTGCAACAGTATTAGGTCATATTCAACGAGGTGGTTCTCCAGTTGCTTACGATCGTATTCTTGCTTCTCGTATGGGTGCTTACTCTGTACAACTGCTATTAGAAGGTTATGGCGGTCGTTGTGTTGGTATTCAAAACGAAAAACTGGTTCACCATGATATTATTGATGCGGTTATGAATATGAAACGTGTCTTTAAAGCTGACTGGTATGAAACCGCGAAAAAACTGTACTAATTAATAGATTTTCCGCAATACCAGAGCCTTTCTGAGTTCTATCCTTATTCGTGAACTGCTCTGATACATTTTCCTTGTGTCAGAGTAGCTTCTCGAGTGAAAATATTTCACTTAGTGATCTTTATCTTCCAGCTTCTTTTCTTATTTTCCTTATATTGATAGCCATATTCCTGTTGTGTATATCCATCGGCTTTTTGTTATTTCATCGTTATAAAACTTTCTGTCAGCCTAGTTAAATATTTAACGATAGGGGATGGATAGATATGTTTAAACAATGGGGTTTATTATCGGCAGCTTTAGTGACATTACTTTTTTCTAATATTTTATGGGCTAAAGATATTCAATTATTGAATGTCTCTTACGATCCGACAAGAGAACTTTATCAGCAGTATAACCCAGTATTTAGTCAGTATTGGGAACAGAAAACGGGAGATAAAGTCACTATCCGCCAATCACATGGTGGATCAGGAAAGCAGGCGACATCAGTTATCAATGGTATTGAGGCAGATGTTGTCACACTAGCCCTTGCCTATGATATCGATGCGATCGCCCAAAGAGGAAGTATCGATAAACAATGGATCACTCGATTACCCGATAACTCTGCACCTTATACTTCAACAATTGTTTTTCTGGTGAGAAAAGGAAATCCTAAGCAAATAGTCGATTGGGATTCATTAATTAAGCCGGGTGTTTCAATTATTACGCCTAACCCCAAAACTTCAGGAGGTGCAAGATGGAATTACCTTGCAGCGTGGGGCTATGGATTAAAAGCCAATCATCAAGATAGTGAAAAAGCCAAAGCCTTTGTTCAAGCACTTTATCAACAAGTTGAAGTATTAGATTCAGGTGCGAGAGGAGCAACAAATACATTTGTTGAGCGAGGCATTGGTGATGTATTAATTGCATGGGAAAACGAGGCTTTATTAGCAATTAATGAATTAGGCACAGATAAGTTTGAGATAGTCACACCATCAATATCTATTCTTGCAGAGCCTACGGTGTCGGTAGTGGATAAAGTTGTTGATAAACGAGGAACACGAGAAATTGCCACAGCGTACTTAAACTATCTTTACTCACCAGAAGGACAAGAGATCGCGGCAAAAAATTATTATCGTCCTAGAGATAAAGTAATCGCAGAGAAATACCAAGACAGTTTTCCAAAACTAGAACTATTTACACTTAATGAAGTTTTTGGTGATTGGCAATCTGCGCAGAAAATACATTTTGCGACAGGGGGCATATTTGATGAGATCAGTCGTCGTTGATAATCAAAGGTGAGAGAAACAAAAAAATCACCTTCTGTTTTATATCCAGTAAGGTGATTTTCTCTATTTTTTATCAATTAACGGCATCAGCCAGAAAGATAAAAATTATTTTTTCGCTTTAGCTTGTGCTGCTGCTTTAACGATAACGGCAAATGCGTCAGCTTTCAGTGAAGCGCCGCCTACTAATGCACCATCGATGTCTGGTTGACCAAACAGTTCTGCTGCATTTTTATCGTTAACAGAGCCACCGTATTGAATGATAACTTGTTCAGCGATAGCGGCATCTTTCTTCGCGATGTGATCACGAATAAATTTATGAACAGCTTGAGCTTGTGCTGGAGTTGCTGATTTACCTGTACCGATAGCCCAGATTGGCTCATAAGCGATAACGGCATCTTTAAATGCTGCTGCACCATGTGCATTTAACACAGCATCGATTTGGCGAGCACATACTTCTTGAGTTTTGCCAGCTTCGTTTTCTGCTTCAGTTTCACCAATACATAATACTGGTGTTAAACCTAACTCTTTTAACACGCCGAATTTTTGAGCGATAAACTCGTCAGATTCTTTATGATAAGTACGACGCTCAGAGTGACCAATGATAACGTATTTAACATCAACGTTTTTCAGCATCTCTGCTGAAGTTTCACCAGTGAAAGCTCCTGATAAGTTAACACCTGTATCTTGAGCACCTAATGCAATACGGCTTCCACCAATTTCATGGCGTGCTTGGCATAGGTAAACTGCTGGTGGTGCGATAGCAACATCACAACCTGCAACACCGCTAACTTCTTTACGTAATGCAGCAATTAATTCATGAACCATATGAATGCTGCCGTTGAGTTTCCAGTTACCCATGACTAATGGATGGCGCATAACTTTTCCTCCAACCGAGTGGTTTAAATTTAGTTTGCTAATAAACACGAATTCTGTTGATGCACAACAGTATAGAGAACAATGAATAGAATAGCTTTGTTTTTTATCACGGAATAGCTGAAACGATCTTGCTGTTTAAAGAAAGCTTAATCGGTTCAATGGCGAAGGTTGTTAATTGGTCATCTTCATGGACAATAATATAGCGAATTGCACCTACATCATGACTAATGTAATCAGAAGTTTGATTTTTAAATGCAAATAAATTGAGAGCCTCTTGAATTTGCTCTGAGGTTATTGATGAGTCAAATTGAGTGACCAAAGTAATAATGTATTGTGTCGTAATCTCACGATTTATCTTTTCTAGCTCAGGTGAATCAGGGGTGTGGAGTAGCGTTAGTTGTAAACTTTTTATTTTTTCGCTACCGCGCTCTAGTATTGCAGATGAATAGAGATAAGGCGTGATCCGTGTTGCTGCTCTGACAAGAGGGATCGCAATATCGTGATTGGTGATAATCTTATATTCATTAAGCGATAACAACGGATTTTGTTGATTGAATTTTGCTCTTAGCTCCGGAATAGTTATCTCAAAAACAGGTGCATCTTGTTTAAGATAGGCGATGTCATCCTTTGTAGGCTGTTTTTGTGCGACAGACATCTCTGTTGCAAAAACAGAAGTTGGCAAACAAAGAGCAATGCTTATGATTATCAGGTATAACGTAGAAAGTGTGTTTGCTTTTATCATCTGTCCTCCGCTTATCTGTGCTGTTATTGGCTAGTCTGTATTATTTGATACTAAATGGACAGTGTAATTCACAAATTAAGTAAATTATTGAGAATTTATGACCTTACAACATTGGGCATTTTCATTCAAAGGACGAATTGGGCGTCGTGACTTTTGGGCTGGTTTGGGTGCTTGCTTTGCGCTTTTTTTAGGCCTCTTTATTATCAATGATGTGATTTATCCATTACCTACCACTGTAATATGGATAGTATTCCTTTCTATTCTTTATCCGCTATGTGCAATTTTTACAAAAAGACTTCATGATAGAAATAAAAGAGGAATATGGCTTTTATTACTCCTACTTGCCGTGATGTTAGGATTAGCCGATACCAGTAGTTTAGAGCCATTTTGGCAATGGGCAATGGGACGCTTTCTTCCTTCTTTTATTGGGATGATCATGTTGCTTGATTGCGGTGTATTCGTTGGTAATGACGGTGAAAACTACTTCGGTAAACAGGCAGAACAAGTGAACTATCGTCGTTGGCGTTAATTCATATTATTAA
Protein-coding sequences here:
- a CDS encoding glycosyltransferase yields the protein MKKVLIIGFNLGGFGGMETVFNKSIGILNSHGISTEFIFFNENNNQVSDEWLTGHRYRRLSSKIKNTKLRRVGYAVQLAKVIRKERPDIIISYDTVCCYIANLARKITRSNVIIYSWIHFSLHNLYKSIYLHKADYHLSISSGITRQMTDIGIEKDKIFTIYNPVGESNITITRDKNVRFLYVGRLISDEPKNINELFYALSKLKGNWILDIIGDGKDAEYLRHLALELNIISNINWHGWKKNAWKYIKENIKYTSALVLTSTNEGFPMVLCEASSHGVFCISSNCSTGPEDIIIPESNGLLYPVRDMTSLANHLQSIVNGRLLPSHNEIKNTITKFNDANFANRLLSALKLN
- a CDS encoding glycosyltransferase, whose product is MKILHLINLQGFGGAERLFIEYLKNSSFQNEILCTSNSLNKNLLPELKHFNIKHANKIASTKIKYPSFLRKYVLTKKIEASKADVTLVWDFVPRLSRKPNNTSLVYYDHGCSWRYPLTKKTLDFFGMLNDAIAISTASKRVMELRFNTTYEPKKVINRLPLKPIEIAKTLHDDNQITLGTASRLVGLKGIGISILCLSELIKLNIKAKLIIAGDGEQRNELEELAIRNNVKDYISFIGYQSNMDTFYSDIDIYLSTPVTEPFGLSCIEALAQGIPVIFPNIDGQPEAIKDKYCGIGITPTLSIDEYHNLTGLDINFPYTVYDPTSDTLTSPKLISPQNCTTAVVEIINNYVTFSQNAIKCSEEAIDYNLFIREFEHAIKNSQS
- the fabG gene encoding 3-oxoacyl-ACP reductase FabG gives rise to the protein MFDLTGKIALVSGGAKGIGKGIVIALKNSGAKVIIADIDDAAGNKTKNELDVGFMHLDVTQQSACEKVVDDVVKEYGKLDILCSNTGIFPQATIKEMTEADWDKMHTVNLKGMFFLVKAALRVMEKQKQGRVIITSSITGAITGYPGWSHYGASKAGQLGFMRSAALEYARHGITINAVMPGNILTEGLQAQGEAYLNQMKASIPTHTLGEPEDIGYAAAFFASNEAKYITGQTIIVDGGQILPESPEALL
- the pfkA gene encoding 6-phosphofructokinase, translated to MVNGIKRIGVLTSGGDAPGMNAAIRGVVRAALSEGLEVYGIMDGYMGLYENRMKKLDRFSVSDMINRGGTFLGSARFPEFREDNVRAVAIENMKQNELDALVVIGGDGSYLGAKKLTEAGFPCIGLPGTIDNDVAGTDYTIGYFTALETAVEAIDRLRDTSTSHKRISIVEVMGRYCGDLTLSAAIAGGCEFVVLPESELPFNRDELLAEIKAGIERGKRHAIVAITEHVCDVHELARFIEAETKHETRATVLGHIQRGGSPVAYDRILASRMGAYSVQLLLEGYGGRCVGIQNEKLVHHDIIDAVMNMKRVFKADWYETAKKLY
- a CDS encoding sulfate ABC transporter substrate-binding protein, producing the protein MFKQWGLLSAALVTLLFSNILWAKDIQLLNVSYDPTRELYQQYNPVFSQYWEQKTGDKVTIRQSHGGSGKQATSVINGIEADVVTLALAYDIDAIAQRGSIDKQWITRLPDNSAPYTSTIVFLVRKGNPKQIVDWDSLIKPGVSIITPNPKTSGGARWNYLAAWGYGLKANHQDSEKAKAFVQALYQQVEVLDSGARGATNTFVERGIGDVLIAWENEALLAINELGTDKFEIVTPSISILAEPTVSVVDKVVDKRGTREIATAYLNYLYSPEGQEIAAKNYYRPRDKVIAEKYQDSFPKLELFTLNEVFGDWQSAQKIHFATGGIFDEISRR
- the tpiA gene encoding triose-phosphate isomerase codes for the protein MRHPLVMGNWKLNGSIHMVHELIAALRKEVSGVAGCDVAIAPPAVYLCQARHEIGGSRIALGAQDTGVNLSGAFTGETSAEMLKNVDVKYVIIGHSERRTYHKESDEFIAQKFGVLKELGLTPVLCIGETEAENEAGKTQEVCARQIDAVLNAHGAAAFKDAVIAYEPIWAIGTGKSATPAQAQAVHKFIRDHIAKKDAAIAEQVIIQYGGSVNDKNAAELFGQPDIDGALVGGASLKADAFAVIVKAAAQAKAKK
- a CDS encoding DUF1454 family protein, with translation MIKANTLSTLYLIIISIALCLPTSVFATEMSVAQKQPTKDDIAYLKQDAPVFEITIPELRAKFNQQNPLLSLNEYKIITNHDIAIPLVRAATRITPYLYSSAILERGSEKIKSLQLTLLHTPDSPELEKINREITTQYIITLVTQFDSSITSEQIQEALNLFAFKNQTSDYISHDVGAIRYIIVHEDDQLTTFAIEPIKLSLNSKIVSAIP
- a CDS encoding DUF805 domain-containing protein produces the protein MTLQHWAFSFKGRIGRRDFWAGLGACFALFLGLFIINDVIYPLPTTVIWIVFLSILYPLCAIFTKRLHDRNKRGIWLLLLLLAVMLGLADTSSLEPFWQWAMGRFLPSFIGMIMLLDCGVFVGNDGENYFGKQAEQVNYRRWR